From the genome of Rhododendron vialii isolate Sample 1 chromosome 10a, ASM3025357v1:
ggCTGATGATGATGAGGGGCTCTCAAGTCTGGACAGGGTATGGAAGGAAGAGGACCAAGCTGACGATGCGGCATCTAAAGATACGTCTATCCTGAGCTCTTCGATTGCATCACTTCTTAAAACTCCAGAAAAGGTTATTCTCTCCGTTGAGACTCAAACTCAGGTAGCTACACCTACTGGCCCATCATCTGGTGATGGGCAAGAAATTGACGTTTCCACCCCTGGCCTTTGAATGGCCGAAAACATTTAATTCCTAGGTCTGTAACTAAATACTTCTAAATACTTTCGTActtaactatttttttgttcAGGAGTGGTCTTTTGATTTGACCTCCACTCCTGCTTGGTTGGTTGACTTTGAACTCGTTCTTCCTAATGACTTGTAGGGGTGATCTTGGTGAGATCACATTCATTGGCCTTTTGTTTTGAAGATATGAATATGACAGGTACAATGAAGGCGTACCCCTATTTTGTGCCAAGCTATGGCATATGTGATAGTCTTTGTGCATGTTATGATTGTGCTATGCATATTGACTTTTGTGAATTTTGCCAATTTTTGCTTCTGTCATAGATATGCCAAGCACTTGAGCTCGGTCTTATATATCTTAACTGGGCCCATTTTTAGAGCCCggaaattttcctaagcttTTATATATTTCATAGCTGTGTTACGTTTGTGAGCTTTGGAGATTTTTCCTTagcttcttttattgcatagctgtgctacgtctgtgagcttgaaattttttcctaagcttcttttattgtatagctgtgctacgtctgtgagcttggaaatttttcctaaacttcttttattgcatagccGTGCTATGTCTgtgagcttgaaattttttcctaagcttcttttattgcatagctgtgctacgtctgtgaGTTTGGCtatttttcctaagcttcttttattgcatagccGTGCTACGTCtatgagcttggaaattttttctaagcttcttttattgcatagccATGCTACGTTTATGAGCTTGAAAATTTCTATGCTACGTCTGTGAGCTGGGAAttttttcctaagcttcttttattttggatttgtagTAGTCCTACTCCCCTAAGTGTGTAAATTGCTTGCGTCCAAACAATTGAGACacttatttgattttctctTAGGATCTTTCTTAGATGAGTTATAATTCCGTAGAATTTtgcctttgtttttttgaaaatatgtcAGGTTGGACCTGAGGGTCCAAATCTTTTGCATTAAGTAGAGGCATGCTTAGAATATCACTAGATTGCAATGgcttactcgtgcctcttcaccggaaccctagttcttCGTCAAAaccttaatctgcaaaatagacaaggggggAACGCATCTTTGCTTCTCGtagcaaaggccctccgatgctaaagttagtatcatgtactagctataaacctaattatcagtaggaaactcGTATAAGTGCAacgtattgcataccttttacctttaggtttacctcatatttatagatttatagatgcttgctgcccaagcatccctattgccctaggattcctatctcgtataggaacccaggatatcttggattctcgttcccttatcagtttattaccttagtccttttaggtctcttttccataactggcttaacatcccattctcgttgggtatctttcccaaatcctacattctcggaatctcattccttaacggaataccactgtttctggacccttccagagtgtttcTTGCACCTGAGGCTGCTTTCCCCAGATTTCTCCTCTTGTTCGGTCTTCTCATTGCCGAATAGGCTACTTAGACCAGTGACTTCATGTATCACTGGTCCTGTATCGCCGCTCACCGCTTTGCACGGCGGTTTATCTTATCTTACTTACTCCATGGTCCCATGTACCATTTACTTGGGCCTTAGTTGGGCTTGTTCGGGATTACCTCCCTACACGCAAACGATTAGCGAACCGTCTAAGTTGTGGTATAAAAACCAGTGGTTGTTATAGATTACTCCCCATTCctcaatcaaattcaaattgcAAATGGCAGACAATGATCGAATTTTAGCATTGTGCCAAGAGCTGCAGAGTCTGAAGGCAGCCATCAATGGGCTGTCTTCAAAGATGGAAGTCATGGCGGAATCACTTTCCGTCAATGAGAAGACCGTCCGCATGGTGCTGATATCTAATTAGGACCAGCTGGAGGCTTTCCGAGGGCAACCGGCGTCGCCTATTCCTTCTCCTCCGAGGGAGGGAGGTGGTGGTTAGGTTGGAACTTTGTGGGTTTTACCCACAAAGTACTTTATGTAAAAAGTTTTCCACACCCTTTAACGTGTGGATattataaataaaattgaaaatttttattcttgCTTGTCTTTTCCATATCAAGTATACATGAAATACCGAACGATCTTCCCTCGTGGAGAGTTTTATTGGCCACAGGGGCTAACGAAAAGAACACGTGGTCCTAACAAAAATAACTTTGGTGCTAAAGTTTTATTGAAAACAAAGAGTTCCCTGAAAACAGAAATAAACTTCCATTGCAAGCACCTACTTGTAATACTTCTTGAGATGCTCTGCGTTCCATGAGTTTGGCAGCTCTTTTCCCCTTAGGGTTGCGAGCCTGAATGCACCAATCTTAACGTGGTGTAAAACCTGATAGGGTCTTTACCAGTTTGGGCCAAGTTTGCCCACCTTCTTTCCAGTTGGATCAACTTTCCTTAGGACTAGGTCACCAGCCCGAAAATCTCTTGGCCGAACCTGTGCGTTATGGTACTTGACCATTATTTGCTGGTACACGGCCACTTTGGGCATTGctgtttcccttttttcttccaagAGATCTAGCTCAGCCTTGAGATCTTCCTGGTTTTCTTGGTCTTTTGTACTTACGGTCCTATAGTTGAGGAGCTCAATTTCAATTGGAACTATTGCTTCAGCCCAAATGCTAGAGAGTATGGAGTTTCTCTAGTTGCAATTAGACTTGTTGCACGATATGCCTATAGCACATTGTATAGCTCATCTGGCCAAGCTCCTTTGGCCTCTCGTAGTCTCTTCTTGATTCCCTTCTTGATAGTTTGATTTGTGACTTCCACTTGGCCATTAGCTTTTGGGTGAGCCTTGGATGCATAATGTACGTGTATTCCCTTAGAAATATAGTATGCTTTAAACTGAGCATTATCAAATTGTTTTCCTCGGTCTGTGACTATCACTCGTGGTAACCCAAATAGGCTAATGATTGACTTCTATAAGAAATCAATTGTGACCTCTGCAGTGATCATTGCCAGTGCCTTAGCTTCGACCCACTTCGTAAAGTAATCCACAGCTATAATGGCATGCTGGGCCTGGCCTGCTACCATCGAAAGTGGGCTAATTCGGTCTACTCCCCATGGGGCGAATGGCCAAGGTCCTTTCATTGGAGTTAGGGCTGTGGGAGATCCATGAATGATGTTTGCAAAACGCTGACACTTTTCACATTTTTGGGCCATAGAGTTGCAATCCTTTTGCATACTTGGCCAATAGTATCCCAACCTGAGGAGTTTATAGGCTAACATGCGGCCACCTTGGTGATCCCCATATACTCCTTGGTGGACCTCGCCCATTGCCCGTTTAGATTCTGCCGTAGTCAGACATCTAAGATATGGTAGTGAAAAGCTCCTTCCGTACTCTATATTTCTGTAGTGTATGGTTTTAATAGGGCTATTGCTAAAAGAGCTTTTTGGCGTGAGTTAAGGTCTTTATATGGCACTATTGGTAATGATGTTTGGTGATTTTAATTCTGTTCGAACTCATGCTGAAAGGGTGGACTCTGATTCCTTTGATGTGTCCTCTGCCGTTGATTTTAATGAATGTTTAGAAGATATTGATATGGAGGATATGGCTTCTAAAGGTTTCTGGTTTACTTGGACGAATAGAAGGGTGGACTTGGCTTTGTATAGAGTAGAATTGACAGGGCTGCAGTGAATTCCAAGTGCCAAGATCTTTTTGTTGAATCTAAAGCTGTGTTCCAAGCTCCAGGTATGTCAGATCACTGTCCTATTGTTGTTACTATTTTGCCTTAGTGTAGAAGAAGGattcctttcaagtttttcagtttttggatgAATCATAAGAACTTCCCTGATGTTTTGCTGGATGCTTGGTCTAGGGCTGTGCATGGTAATCCTATGGATGCTTTGTCTCAAAAACTTAGGAAGCTCAAGCTCTTGTTAAAAGATTTTAATAAGGAGTTCTATCGTGATATTCAGAAAAGGGTTGCTTTGGTTAAAGAGGAATTAAGTAGTTTGCAAGTGTAGTGTTTTACTTTACCTTTTGATGATGCTATCCATGAGTTGGAAAGAGATGCTCTTCTTAAATACTCTGAGTTAGTTGTGGTAGAGGAAGGTTTTCATAGACAAATATCTCGGGTGCAATGGTTGGCTTTGGGagatcaaaactcaaaattttttcataaaaaggTTAAGAGCCATATAGTTCGTAGTAAAATCCTTTCTATTAGTGATGAGAATGGTAATAGATTGGAGGAGCCAACAACCATTAAAGCTAAAATTTTGGGGTTCTATAAGAAATTGTTGGGTGAAAAATTTAATCTCAAGATGAGTTCTGCTAGTGTTATGAGTTCCTTAGTTACCTTTAAAGTCCCTTTGCATATGAAGGATGGGCTTATTCAAGATGTCACTGCATAGGAGATCAAAAAGGCTATGTTCGCTATAATGGTGATAAGGCCCCTGGTCCTAATGGGTTTAATGCTAGTTTCTTTCATAAGAATTGGTCTATAGTTGGTCTTGATGTTGTGAATGTTGTTACGTATTTCTTCACACATAAGTGTTTGCCTAAAGGTTGGAATGCCACTGCATTAACTCTTGTTCCTAAGTTGAGTTGCCCTCTTACTATGAAGGATTATAGACCCATTGCTTGTTGCAATGTAATCTATAAGTGTATTACAAAGCTTCTGGCTCTCAGATTGCAACCCATTCTTCCTCATCTTATTGATCAGTCTCAAGCTGCGTTTGTCAAAGGTTGTCTATTTCAGATAACATTCTTCTCAAGAAGAAAATTAGTGATGGACAGATGATTTGGTACCTTTTCTTTGTCTCATTTAGCATTTAGCATTTGCAGATGATTTGTTTTTGATGTCTAGTGCTGATTGTGGTTCTCTCTGTGTGTATAAGTCTGCTTTGGATGAGTTCTACTTGTTTTCTGGCTTTAAGCCCAATTTACAGAGAAGTCAAATATTTTTCTCTGGATTTGATGAAGATTTGAAAGGGGCTTTACTTGATATTCTCCCTATTCCTGAGGGCCATCTTCCAGTGAGATATCTTGGTGTGCCATTGATCTCTTCAAGGCTAAGGTATGAGGACTGTGTTTTTCTTAAAGAAAGGGTTCATCAAAGAATTATGAGTTGGTCTAATGTGCTGCTGACTTTTGGGGGACAAGCTCAGCTTATCGATTGTGTCCTCTTTAATATCCAAGTTTATTGGTGTTCCTTGTTTATCCTGCCTCAACGAATTCTGAAAGATCTGACGTGGAGGATCCTTAgcaggcaaccacagagcataagcttcaaaaaaaaaattttttttagaaaagatatgaagtagttttggaaaagaagttcccagaaggagtttaagctagaatgaacaacattggctctgataccaaattagACAGACacaaagtgggtacaaacacaaaataggTTAGGATTAAAGAGAGAATTCAAGAGAGAACACAACAAGGGATTTATTATAGGGAACACACTGATTTTTACTGGCTTGGATTTACAATAAGGTGgtgccctccttttataggcataaggAGGGGAATACTGACACGATAAGTTACATCATTGCTTACACCAATAATAATACTTTACTGTTCTTAGTCATACGTCTACTTTTACACATACTATAGGATATGACAAAAGCAAGAGACAGGACCAAGCATAAAGAGAAAAGAGGATGCCACTTGGCCTAAAACAAAATCTGGTTTCCCTTGGAAAATAGAAGTAACGGCAGAAGGATGGATGAATAGGCTGCAACATCAAATCCTCAGCCGTGAGATCAATTCCTCGGCAAATACTTCATTTTCACAAAGACTTCTATATATTTTCAATCTCTTGTTCTGTATTCAAAAAACAACAATTACTTGTTCAAGAAGCCATGTTCTGACTATCACATGCAAACTCAAGACATTTGGGGGCATTTCTCATTTCATGAACAAAAAGCTTACTTActgttcagttttagggtaatcataatagggagaaaacccattagggttaatttcattcaacttaaaatatatatatatatatacaagctgtataataattgcactaccgtcctagatacttaaactaattacatgataagacacataattacactagatacaaatagattcatcatctaacactccccctcaagttggtgcgaagatatcaatcaagcccaacttgaacacaataggatgaaaactcttgctacccagcccttatttgaatatatcagctaactgatctccagatctcacaaacgacatacatatcaaaccctcgttcaacttttccttgatgaagtgtcgatcaatctctatgtgcttctttctgtcatgctgaacgggattatgagcaatgttaatggcagctttattgtcgcagtaaagtttcatcggaacactatcagcaaaccccaaatcaagtaacaaagtttggagccacaagagctcacaaacaccattagccatagctctatattcagcttttGCGCTAGACCTGGCGACtaccgattgcttcttacttcgccaggtaatcagattacccccaaggaaagtgcaatagccagaagtagagcgcctatcatccacagaaccagcccagtcagcatcagtgaatgcctccaatcgcaaatggccatgattagagaacaaaattccttttcctAGAGCTAATTTtagatacctcaaaatacgataaactgcatctagatgtgaagtacgagaatcatgcataaactgactaacaacacctactgcataagtaatatctggtcgagtgtgggccaagtatattagtcgacccacaagtcgctgatacctttctttatcagtacgctcccccacgtctccactaagatgatgattcgcctcaataggagaatctgcaggtctacagcccaacatgcctgtttcttccaaaaaatcaagtatatacttgcgttgggaaataaagatacctctatcagacctcgctacttctattccaaggaagtatctcaatgatcccaagtccttaatctcgaactcttgagctagacgagacttaaggttatgaatctcactcacatcattgcctgtcattattatgtcatcaacataaacaataaggacatcaatcttaccattacttcgccagataaacatcgtatgatctgcatggctctgcttgtaaccaaaactcagcatagccttagaaaacctgccaaaccaggctctaggtgactgcttcagcccataaattgccttctttaatctacacacctttccttcacttgcaggagaagagaaacctggtggaatatccatataaacttcctcctctaaatcaccatggagaaatgcatttttcacatcaaactgttgaagaggccaattcaagtgggcagcacacgagaggagagctcgcacagaattcatcttcgctactggagcaaacgtctcctcatagtcaataccataagtttgagtaaaacctctggcaacaagccttgccttgtatctttCAATTGTACCATCAGCCTTTTGCTTAATAGTGAACACCCACTTACAGCCCACTGGTTTCTTCCCTCCTGGAAGtgacactagatcccaggtgcTATTCTTTTTCATAGCTGTtatctcttctaccatagctcctttccacttaggtatcttgaatgcatcctgccaattctgtggaatagatatagaggaaagagaag
Proteins encoded in this window:
- the LOC131302856 gene encoding uncharacterized protein LOC131302856; protein product: MALLVMMFGDFNSVRTHAERVDSDSFDVSSAVDFNECLEDIDMEDMASKGFWFTWTNRRVDLALYRVELTGLQRRIPFKFFSFWMNHKNFPDVLLDAWSRAVHGNPMDALSQKLRKLKLLLKDFNKEFYRDIQKRVALVKEELSSLQVDALLKYSELVVVEEGFHRQISRVQWLALGDQNSKFFHKKVKSHIVRSKILSISDENGWAYSRCHCIGDQKGYVRYNGDKAPGPNGFNASFFHKNWSIVGLDVVNVVTYFFTHKCLPKGWNATALTLVPKLSCPLTMKDYRPIACCNVIYKCITKLLALRLQPILPHLIDQSQAAFVKDDLFLMSSADCGSLCVYKSALDEFYLFSGFKPNLQRSQIFFSGFDEDLKGALLDILPIPEGHLPVRYLGVPLISSRLRHKEGNTDTISYIIAYTNNNTLLFLVIRLLLHIL